A stretch of Wenzhouxiangella sp. XN24 DNA encodes these proteins:
- a CDS encoding adenylate kinase translates to MRIVLLGAPGSGKGTQAKKLMADYGYPQVSTGDLLRDAVARGTEHGLRAKAAMDAGQLVSDEIVLGILKERIAQPDAARGFILDGFPRNISQARSLEQVLDELGQPLDAAVLMDLDFSILMKRLTGRRTCKNCGRVYNIYFLPPPADGRCESCGSDELVQRSDDREETIGRRLEVYRQETAPLIEHYREEGKLKVVDAEGDFAAVYARLVKTLGL, encoded by the coding sequence ATGCGCATCGTTTTGCTGGGTGCACCCGGATCGGGAAAAGGGACGCAGGCGAAGAAACTCATGGCCGACTACGGGTATCCCCAGGTGTCCACGGGCGACCTGCTCAGGGACGCGGTGGCGCGGGGCACGGAGCATGGCCTCAGGGCCAAGGCAGCCATGGATGCCGGGCAGCTGGTCTCCGACGAGATCGTGCTCGGCATCCTCAAGGAGCGCATCGCGCAGCCGGACGCGGCCAGGGGCTTCATCCTCGACGGCTTTCCGCGCAACATTTCGCAGGCGAGGTCGCTGGAGCAAGTGCTGGACGAACTGGGCCAGCCGCTGGATGCCGCCGTGCTCATGGATCTCGATTTCTCGATCCTCATGAAGCGCCTTACGGGGCGCCGCACCTGCAAGAACTGCGGTCGCGTCTACAACATCTACTTTCTTCCGCCGCCCGCGGACGGGCGATGCGAGAGCTGCGGCAGCGACGAACTGGTGCAGCGCTCGGACGATCGCGAGGAAACCATCGGTCGCCGTCTCGAAGTCTACCGGCAGGAGACTGCGCCGTTGATCGAGCACTACCGCGAAGAGGGGAAGCTCAAGGTGGTGGATGCGGAGGGCGATTTCGCAGCGGTCTACGCGCGCCTGGTGAAGACGCTGGGGCTGTAG
- a CDS encoding DUF2007 domain-containing protein: protein MGGDDALFSGRELVCVHRGTDPIEASLLEGMLQNEGIPATVTGADLVGGYSGVPKVCDVRLLVPARYRAAAAELLERYRQRPPAEAEWTCAACGEINAASFESCWNCGRGRDRGA from the coding sequence ATGGGGGGCGACGACGCCTTGTTCTCCGGCCGCGAACTGGTCTGCGTGCATCGCGGGACCGACCCCATCGAGGCCAGCCTGCTGGAGGGGATGCTGCAAAACGAGGGCATCCCGGCGACCGTGACCGGTGCCGACCTGGTCGGTGGCTACAGCGGCGTACCCAAGGTGTGCGACGTGCGGCTATTGGTGCCGGCCCGCTACCGGGCGGCCGCCGCCGAGCTGCTGGAGCGATACCGCCAGCGACCGCCGGCCGAGGCGGAATGGACCTGTGCCGCCTGCGGCGAAATCAATGCGGCCAGCTTCGAGAGTTGTTGGAACTGCGGCCGCGGGCGCGACCGTGGTGCCTGA
- a CDS encoding flavin prenyltransferase UbiX: MSLHVALAMTGASGAQYGLRLLECLLGADCRVSLMISKPAQVVIGMETDLGLPSRPAEIRRFFCQLHDVPESRLAVHGQEEWTAPVASGSAAPDAMVVCPCTTATVSALATGASRSLIERAGDVVLKERRPLVLVVRETPFSPIHLENMLTLARAGAVILPANPGFYHRPAAVSELVDFVVARVLDHLGIPQELMAPWGAQ; encoded by the coding sequence ATGAGCCTGCACGTGGCGCTGGCGATGACGGGCGCGTCGGGTGCGCAGTACGGACTGCGCCTGCTCGAGTGCCTGCTCGGCGCGGACTGCCGCGTCTCGCTGATGATTTCCAAGCCGGCGCAGGTCGTCATCGGCATGGAGACCGACCTCGGATTGCCGTCGCGCCCTGCCGAGATCCGCCGCTTTTTCTGCCAGCTGCACGATGTGCCGGAATCCCGGCTGGCCGTGCACGGCCAGGAGGAGTGGACCGCGCCGGTGGCCAGCGGCTCAGCCGCGCCGGACGCGATGGTGGTCTGCCCCTGCACGACGGCCACGGTGTCCGCGCTCGCCACGGGCGCCAGTCGCAGCCTCATCGAGCGCGCCGGCGACGTCGTGCTCAAGGAGCGCCGGCCCCTGGTGCTCGTCGTGCGCGAGACGCCGTTTTCGCCGATTCATCTCGAGAACATGCTGACCCTCGCACGGGCCGGCGCGGTGATTCTGCCCGCCAACCCGGGTTTTTATCATCGCCCCGCGGCCGTCAGCGAGCTGGTGGATTTCGTCGTGGCGCGGGTGCTCGATCACCTCGGCATACCGCAGGAACTGATGGCGCCCTGGGGCGCCCAGTAG
- the rnd gene encoding ribonuclease D: MSEYIFIDRADEAEALAREWAGTPQLAVDTEFVRESTYRAQLCLMQISDGERAACIDMLALESPGPFAPLLTDPAVRKVFHSARQDIEVLYEHLGAIPGPIWDTQIAAAMLGYPDQVGYTQLTGAELGVTLPKDHARTDWSRRPLSDEQLRYAAADVMWLLPLATRLDEQLETLGRRDWAAAECAALLDPTLYDFDAGGAWRRVKGANALRGSALARLVALAAWREEEARRSDRPRRWILKDEALVALAERGAAGGEALQVLPSAVARRHGDALLALLAAADEHAAPSRPAYERMEPAQERLARKLMAVLRELAEKHRVSTPLLATRKEVEALVKGERDLPLLRGWRRELAGDRLLALVDAD, encoded by the coding sequence ATGAGCGAATACATTTTCATCGATCGGGCGGACGAGGCCGAAGCCCTGGCCCGCGAGTGGGCCGGCACGCCCCAACTCGCGGTCGACACGGAATTCGTCCGCGAAAGCACCTACCGCGCCCAGCTGTGCCTGATGCAGATCTCCGACGGCGAGCGCGCCGCGTGCATCGACATGCTGGCGCTGGAGAGCCCCGGACCTTTCGCGCCACTCTTGACCGACCCGGCGGTGCGCAAGGTGTTCCACTCGGCTCGCCAGGACATCGAAGTGCTTTACGAGCATCTCGGCGCGATTCCGGGGCCGATCTGGGACACGCAGATCGCCGCCGCGATGCTCGGTTACCCCGACCAGGTGGGCTACACGCAGCTGACCGGCGCCGAGCTCGGCGTGACGCTGCCCAAGGATCATGCGCGGACCGACTGGAGCCGGCGCCCGCTTTCGGACGAGCAGCTGCGCTATGCGGCCGCCGACGTCATGTGGCTGCTGCCCCTCGCGACGCGCCTGGATGAGCAACTCGAGACACTCGGGCGCCGCGACTGGGCCGCCGCCGAATGCGCCGCCCTGCTCGATCCGACCCTGTACGACTTCGATGCGGGTGGTGCATGGCGACGGGTGAAAGGCGCGAATGCCCTCCGGGGCAGCGCGCTTGCGCGGCTCGTCGCGCTCGCCGCCTGGCGGGAGGAAGAGGCGCGACGCAGCGACCGCCCCCGTCGCTGGATTCTCAAGGACGAGGCCCTCGTGGCGTTGGCCGAGCGCGGCGCCGCCGGCGGCGAGGCGCTCCAGGTATTGCCGTCGGCGGTGGCCCGGCGGCATGGCGATGCGCTGCTGGCCCTGCTGGCCGCTGCCGACGAACACGCGGCGCCTTCGCGGCCGGCCTATGAACGCATGGAGCCGGCGCAGGAACGCCTCGCGCGCAAGCTCATGGCCGTGCTGCGCGAACTGGCGGAAAAACACCGCGTGTCCACGCCGCTGCTGGCGACCCGCAAGGAAGTGGAGGCACTGGTAAAAGGCGAGCGCGACCTCCCCCTGCTGCGCGGCTGGCGACGGGAACTGGCCGGTGATCGCCTGCTGGCGCTGGTGGACGCGGACTGA
- the mpl gene encoding UDP-N-acetylmuramate:L-alanyl-gamma-D-glutamyl-meso-diaminopimelate ligase, whose protein sequence is MHVHILGIGGTFMAGIAALARALGHRVTGSDAPLYPPMSTQLAALGIEIIAGYDEDRLEPAPDCVVVGNVMRRGLPVVERLLDSGLPYCSGPEWLAREVLRDRWTLAVAGTHGKTTTTSILAFLLEAAGLEPGFLVGGIPADFGVSARLGAAPFFVVEADEYDTAFFDKRSKFVHYRPRTLVLGNLEFDHADIFDDLGAIQRQFHHLVRTVPGSGLIVSRSGDAALETVLEAGCWTPVTRFAGPGDPLPDEGHAAELVPGGFEVVGPEGSHVASVRWKMPGAHNAENALAAMLAARHAGVPLEVSAGALSAFRGVKRRQEWIGTAAGVELFDDFAHHPTAIARTLEAMREGLGDGRLVAVLEPRSNTMRMGVHAATLGGSLAGADRIFVHAPPELGWDAAKALRDLGGRARVSPGIDALEAILLEEVKAGDRVIMMSNGSFGGLHQRLLESLRERERRTRE, encoded by the coding sequence ATGCACGTCCATATCCTCGGCATCGGAGGGACGTTCATGGCGGGTATCGCCGCCCTGGCGCGCGCCCTCGGGCATCGCGTCACCGGCTCGGATGCGCCGCTTTACCCGCCGATGAGCACGCAGCTGGCGGCGCTCGGCATCGAGATCATCGCGGGCTACGACGAGGACCGGCTCGAGCCGGCGCCGGACTGCGTGGTGGTCGGCAACGTCATGCGCCGCGGGCTGCCGGTCGTCGAGCGCCTGCTGGACTCCGGCCTGCCGTATTGCTCGGGCCCGGAGTGGCTGGCGCGCGAGGTGTTGCGTGACCGCTGGACACTCGCCGTGGCCGGCACGCACGGCAAGACGACGACGACCAGCATCCTGGCGTTCCTGCTGGAGGCGGCGGGGCTCGAGCCGGGTTTCCTGGTGGGCGGCATCCCGGCGGATTTCGGCGTGTCCGCGCGGCTCGGCGCGGCGCCGTTTTTCGTGGTCGAGGCCGACGAGTACGACACGGCCTTCTTCGACAAGCGCTCCAAGTTCGTGCACTACCGGCCGCGGACGCTGGTGCTGGGCAACCTCGAGTTCGACCACGCCGACATCTTCGACGACCTCGGCGCCATCCAGCGCCAGTTTCACCACCTCGTGAGAACCGTGCCCGGCAGCGGCCTCATCGTGTCGCGCAGCGGCGACGCGGCGCTCGAAACCGTGCTCGAGGCGGGTTGCTGGACGCCGGTGACGCGTTTCGCAGGCCCGGGCGACCCGTTGCCGGACGAGGGGCATGCGGCCGAGCTCGTGCCCGGGGGCTTCGAGGTGGTGGGCCCGGAGGGGAGTCATGTCGCGTCGGTGCGATGGAAGATGCCCGGTGCGCACAACGCCGAGAACGCGCTCGCCGCGATGCTGGCGGCGCGGCACGCCGGCGTGCCGCTCGAGGTCTCCGCCGGCGCGCTGAGCGCATTCCGCGGCGTGAAACGGCGCCAGGAATGGATCGGAACCGCGGCCGGCGTCGAACTGTTCGATGATTTCGCCCATCACCCGACCGCGATCGCGCGGACGCTCGAAGCGATGCGGGAAGGTCTCGGCGACGGGCGCCTCGTGGCGGTGCTCGAACCGCGCTCGAACACCATGCGCATGGGTGTGCATGCCGCGACGCTGGGGGGATCGCTGGCCGGGGCCGACCGGATTTTCGTACATGCCCCGCCGGAGCTCGGCTGGGATGCGGCGAAGGCCTTGCGCGACCTCGGCGGGCGAGCCCGGGTCAGCCCGGGCATCGACGCCCTGGAAGCTATACTGCTCGAGGAGGTGAAGGCCGGTGACCGCGTGATCATGATGTCCAACGGCAGTTTCGGCGGCCTGCACCAGCGCCTGCTCGAGAGCTTGCGCGAACGAGAGAGGAGAACACGGGAATGA
- a CDS encoding 6-phosphofructokinase, which translates to MKKRNLFYAQSGGVTAVINATACGVIETARARRDRIGKMYAGRMGIVGALREELIDTGKDSAKAIAALRHTPGGAFGSVRYKLKGIEESRAEYERLVEVFRAHDIGYFIYNGGGDSMDTANKIAQVAHNMDYEITCVGVPKTVDNDLPITDTCPGFGSVAKYVAVSTLEAGIDVGSMPQTKVFILEVMGRHAGWIAAAGGLAGKDRSEPPHIILFPEVPFDDARFIAKVKESVERYDSCVIVASEGIRRADGRFVAESGTRDAFGHAQLGGVAPQLAELIRGKLGYKFHWAVADYLQRSARHIASAVDVEQAYAMGKAAVEMALAGVHGKLPVIVRTSDQPYRWKVGEAPLAKVANVEKKLPKKYITSDGFHITNACRRYLAPLIKGEDYPPYKDGLPMYVKLKNELAKKKLPAWEG; encoded by the coding sequence ATGAAGAAGCGGAACCTGTTTTATGCCCAGTCCGGCGGTGTCACGGCCGTCATCAACGCGACGGCCTGCGGGGTCATCGAGACGGCACGCGCCAGGCGCGACCGGATCGGCAAGATGTATGCAGGGCGCATGGGCATCGTCGGCGCACTGCGTGAAGAGTTGATCGACACGGGCAAGGACTCCGCCAAGGCCATCGCTGCATTGCGGCACACGCCCGGCGGCGCGTTCGGTTCGGTGCGCTACAAGCTCAAGGGCATCGAGGAGAGCCGCGCCGAGTACGAGCGCCTGGTCGAGGTTTTCCGCGCCCACGACATCGGCTATTTCATCTACAACGGCGGCGGCGACTCGATGGATACCGCCAACAAGATCGCCCAGGTCGCGCACAACATGGATTACGAGATCACGTGCGTCGGCGTGCCGAAAACCGTGGATAACGACCTCCCGATCACCGACACCTGCCCGGGCTTCGGTTCCGTCGCCAAGTATGTCGCCGTGTCCACGCTCGAGGCGGGGATCGATGTCGGCTCGATGCCGCAGACCAAGGTCTTCATCCTCGAGGTCATGGGCCGTCACGCCGGCTGGATCGCCGCGGCCGGCGGGCTGGCGGGCAAGGACCGCAGCGAGCCGCCCCATATCATCCTGTTCCCCGAGGTGCCGTTCGACGACGCCCGCTTCATCGCCAAGGTCAAGGAGAGCGTCGAACGTTACGACAGCTGCGTGATCGTCGCCTCCGAGGGAATCCGCAGGGCCGATGGCCGTTTCGTCGCCGAGTCCGGCACCCGGGACGCTTTCGGCCACGCCCAGCTGGGGGGCGTGGCGCCGCAGCTCGCGGAACTCATCCGCGGCAAGCTCGGCTACAAGTTTCACTGGGCGGTCGCCGATTACCTGCAGCGCTCCGCCCGCCACATCGCATCCGCCGTGGACGTGGAGCAGGCCTACGCCATGGGCAAGGCCGCCGTGGAAATGGCCCTGGCCGGGGTGCACGGCAAACTGCCGGTCATCGTGCGCACGTCCGACCAGCCTTACCGCTGGAAAGTCGGCGAGGCGCCGCTGGCGAAGGTCGCCAATGTCGAGAAGAAACTGCCGAAGAAGTACATCACCAGCGACGGTTTTCACATCACGAATGCCTGCCGGCGTTATCTCGCGCCGCTGATCAAGGGCGAGGACTACCCGCCCTACAAGGACGGCCTGCCGATGTACGTGAAACTCAAAAACGAGCTGGCGAAGAAGAAACTGCCCGCCTGGGAAGGCTGA
- a CDS encoding LON peptidase substrate-binding domain-containing protein, translating to MAETVEIPLFPLQAVLFPGGPLPLRIFEPRYVDMISRCMKDGIGFGVLLVQAEPEGDVTGTHELGTVARIVDWDQLSDGTLGVIVVGDGRFTLRDAWRQDDGLNIGRVVLLAAEPIVPLPERYHDMARLLEGVFEDLGAHYRHVTPDFGDAGWVGFRLAELLPIDMEHKQHCLELFDPLARLAYLEPLLKSLGR from the coding sequence GTGGCGGAGACGGTCGAAATCCCCCTGTTTCCGCTGCAGGCGGTGCTGTTCCCCGGAGGGCCGCTGCCCCTGCGCATTTTCGAGCCGCGTTACGTCGACATGATCAGCCGGTGCATGAAAGACGGGATCGGCTTCGGCGTGCTGCTCGTACAGGCCGAGCCCGAAGGCGACGTGACCGGAACCCACGAGCTCGGCACGGTCGCCAGGATCGTGGACTGGGACCAGTTGAGCGACGGAACCCTGGGCGTCATCGTGGTCGGCGACGGGCGCTTCACGCTGCGCGATGCCTGGCGGCAGGACGACGGCCTCAATATCGGTCGCGTGGTATTGCTGGCGGCCGAGCCGATCGTGCCCCTGCCTGAGCGCTACCACGACATGGCGCGTTTGCTGGAGGGCGTCTTCGAGGACCTGGGCGCCCACTACCGTCACGTCACGCCGGATTTCGGCGATGCCGGCTGGGTGGGCTTCCGCCTGGCCGAGTTGCTGCCCATCGACATGGAGCACAAGCAGCATTGCCTAGAGCTGTTCGATCCTCTCGCGCGGCTTGCCTACCTGGAGCCGCTGCTGAAGAGCCTCGGCCGCTGA